The DNA window cgagagaagaaaagagaagagtatgagagaaagagagagatagatacatagatagatagatagatagatagatagatagagagagagagagagagagagagagagagagtcagaaGATATTAGGTACATTCACCGATTCCACTATACCGATCCTTGCCGTCCGAATAGAATTGCATCGAGATCGGTTGAGAaccctctccctttttcctaCTATACGTTCAAGAATGGAGGGGGTAATCTTTTCAAGACGCGTTACTCACAACCAGAAGACGATTAGTGAATCTCTTCGATGGACTTCTCGGTGGAAAAGGTCTTACGACCCTTCGCaacaattttctttactttcataCACTCACCAGACTGGAAAAAAGTTCCAATCGATTttacacaaatatatttagTTAGACACGCGATGTAAAGGGTGttctccctctcctttcctatctcccctctctctctctctctctctctctctctttctctctctttctctaaattGAATGTATTTTTTAACACAACAATTTAATCGATTGGAACAATCTACAAAAATGTTGTTTACTTTTTACATGATATTTTAGAGCACCCTTATATACCATGGTCACTTTGTTGACACGCCACTGATGACTGCAGTCAGAGTGCATGAGGCCCATGTAAGAGTATGCGAGGAGTTTGTGTCGAGGAGAGGGGCGAAATGGACTGGTAAGAGAAAGGTGAATACATTCAGGTAtacagagaggaaaagagagagaagatgtaCAGCGAAGGCGGACGAGTTTCGAATTGACCTAGCAACTTGCTCTTCTCGTTCAACTATACACGAAATCTTATGAGTCTAACGTGGAAACTGTTCCAAGGTTGAcatctaattaattatatattttttaatgattagtCAAAAATCGAATCATTAGAATTCatgatatcaatgattattaACAATTGAAATTATAGCAAATTTGATAACAttgtatattatgttattttttcatGACATCAATTCTTTAAGTCTCCTTTCTAAGAGATCAGAATCCAAACGATGTTTACAAAGATATTGACCTTCCAAAAAGAGAACTGGTATttcatatcgatataattcaaGATACGCTTCGTTTCCCAAAGCCGTAATATCAACTTCTTCCAATTGATATCGATTAGCAAAACGTAAATGCAATTCATCCTTTAAGATGTCGCAAAGAGGACAAGGATGCTTCGTATATAGCGTTAGTTTTGGCGGAGTTGAAACCGAGTGGTACCTaaggaatgataataaatccATCTACCTATGAaactatcttttttatcaaatatttgattgtgacaaatatttaacaataaattatgatattttatcatcattaaagatttattttcatatcatGACATATGatttttctatagaaaatatcaacatataaaaatatttttaatataatatatatatatatatatatatatatatatatatatatatatattgcgaatataaaataataattaaaaaatataatcttggAAGACTTctgtaatatcaattaatttgcTTTCCAggtttttttgtataataaaaaccTTTGAAAGTTCACttacaatttttcaattaaaatagaGGAAGCACCACCGCCACCATTGCAAATAGATGCAACACCTTTTTCTCCAGACTTTAAGGCATGCACTAAGTGCACGACGATTCGAGCTCCTGACATcctataaatttgaaaatacatttaatatacattattatcttaacactaaaaatatctaattgaTTGTTTACCCTATCGGATGTCCAAGAGATACCGCACCACCGTGTACATTTACTTTCGAAGGATCGATATCAAGTAATTTTTGATTAGCTATAACCACAACGCTAAAAGCTTCATTAATTTCCCAAAGAGctatatcatttttgtttaatcCAGTATTTTGTAATAGCTGCAATAAATGATcgaataaatatgattttgaGAATTAAGTTTAATActcttaaaataaatattaatataaaaaaaaaaacctcacAGTGGGAACAGCAAGAGCAGGTGCAATTGGAAAGTCAATGGGATCAGTTGCAGCATCTTGAAAACCTACTATACGAGCCAAAGGTTTCAGATTTAACTTTTGTGCTACATCAGTGGTTGTTAAAATTAAAGCAGCAGCACCATCATTTAATGTTGATGCATTTCCAGCGGTTACAGTTccgttttctttctatattaagaacagaaaaatatCGCAAACtaatttgttatatacaatgatcatttatatattatgttgaaATATTTACCTGAAAAACAGTATTTAATTTGtcaaatttatcaaaattcacttttttgtattcttcATCCTCTGCAAAAATAATATCCGGTTTACCTTTTTTCTGAGGTACATTAACTGGTACAATTTGAtcattaaaaacttttttttcgtaagCTGCAGCACTACGTTTGTAACTATTAATTGCATATTTATCTTGTTCTTGCCGtgtgatattaaattttttggcAATATTTTCGGCGCAATTACCCATATGACACTTGTTATATACATCAATCAAGCCATCAAATACAATGCCAtcctattattaaatatatcataaaaaactttaattataatattaaatatattataatattaaatattgttcaTATGTAAAATAGGAATTTTACCTCAAGTTTTATACCACCATACATAGTTTCACCCCTTTTAAGATAAAATGGTACATTGGACATAGATTCCATTCCACCAGCAAGTACAATTTCTTGATGTCCGCATTGTAATGATTGAGCAGCAAGCATTATGCTCTTCATACCACTTGCACAGACTTTATTTATCGTGGTGCAGATCGTTGACTTAGGTAGCCCTAatttatataagatttatacaaattacaaatttacttttaatattatgaatcattaatataattaactatGATAATAAACGAACCAGCAAATAAAGTAGCTTGTCTAGCTGGAGCTTGACCAAGATAAGCTTGACAAACATTTCCCATGTATACTTCTTTAACGCGATCTTTATCTATACTAGCACGTTCAATTGCTGCCTAAAAAATACCAAAATAAActttctcattatttatatatacaaacaaattattaattattagataatcAATTACTTTTATAGCAACTGCTCCAAGTTTAGTTGCAGATAAATTAGAGAGCGATCCAAGGAAGGAACCCATTGGTGTTCTGGCTGCGCTGACTATGACTACATCATTTAGTTTTATCTTAGAACTATAAGCACGGAGACCAATCTGAAAAGTAATttctcatattaatattaaataaatattatttatatatctcatatattattatatcttatttttaccacacatatatatatataaatttcaaaagaaaattcataaaaatcaaCTTACATTGGGAATTCTTTTTACGATGggcattttaaaaaataaaatattgtaattataaatatattaattacaactaaaaatatttatatcactATGTGATacgtttttatgtttttatattaataattccatAAGAAAATCAGCAAGTAAATATTCTACTTGTTCTACTATCAGTGAATTAAGTTGATTGGTTATCGCTatcatcaatatcaataatgtaatataatttagcattttatatttctcattattataacaCTTATATATAGCCAATTTTTATCtacgattaaataattttatattaaaggtATTTGTTTTAAGTagaatgtttaaatactcgttattatagaagaatatttaaacaaataataaatcctAAGGAACAAGGTACTAGTAATCACAATAGACATCCCTGATATCAAAACTAATATATATTCCTAACCCTAAAAATTGTAATCTTAAATATtgcctattatttttaattgcctttatttataaaattatatatataagcttttcatttaatttatcttacaaatttctaatagaaataattataaaataagctGAAAGGGTTCTCATTTATTCGAACAAATAAATCAGAGAGACGTATTATTGCGCCATCTAAGTTAAAAAGATTCTGATCGGACAGAATTTTCCGTTAAAATATAGAAGATTTTacacattattttattcggCACGTTGAtctgttttattttacgtgactttacttttttcctaaagaaaatgacgaattttttattgaaattaatttctttcggaAATTCTGTAGGATGAAATTTAAGTGCACATAGAATTGGATAGAGCAAGCGAAAtgagatatataatttaaatgatcAAGTATTTTCTCATCTATTATTTTGCATAATTGAACAAATACGATCTTTAATAAGttaaataagattttatttttacaatgaaCGTCGAAGAAAATAGATTGAGAACGTTTGTTGATTGGCCTACTCATGCTGCAGTAAGTGCAGATCGCATAGCCAAAGCAGGATTTTATTATTCTGGTATAGGTTTGGAAGTGCAATGTTTTTTATGCGGTACAAAAATTTCTGAGTGGAATTATGGCGATCAAGCTGTAACTCGTCATCGTCAAGCTGCACCTGATTGTCCTTTTGTTTTAAATCCGTCCAATACTTGTAATATACCTTTATTACCAGCATCTGCTAATGATAGAGATTTATCATCGTCCTCTTCTTCAGTGGAACAAGCCCAATCCGAAAATGTTACAGAATATCAGTGCTATCTTTCAACAGCTGTAAGAAGTAATGATCCTCAAAGACAATACAAAACTTTAAGGCAAAGATTAGAATCTTTTGCTAATTGGCCAGTATCTAATATAGTGTCACCTGATAAACTTGCTAAAGcaggtttttattatttacaacaaGCTGACTTGGTAATTATTTGTgtgaaaagttttatttttaaaaatgtcacGTCTTAAAGCCGTATTagctttaaaataaatgttattttatattaaaaaatctagGTAGAATGTGTTTTCTGTCGAGGTATTATATTACAGTGGGAACTTGGTGATGATCCAGAAAGAGAACATAGAACTCACTTTCCcaattgtgatttttatataagaagagataatgaagatgatgTAGAAGGTATGTTATATTACTATGTTATTATAAGACCtggagagaaaatatattatttatattttatattctcttcacagatttaataaaattaactaatgtaaaattaatgCCTGGTTCAACAACTGATTTAAAAGATTTAGGTATTCAGGCCCATACTGTACCACGAAGATTAAAACATGCAACATATGAAGGTAGACTGAGAACTTTCGATGGTTGGCCTGTAGACCTAAGACAAACTCCAGAGATGTTAGCTACTGCAGGATTTTATTATGTTGGTAAGAATTATGCTTCTTTAACTTTGATATAAGTTGACTTCAAAAGACTGCTTGTTTTTCCTCTCTAacttgaataattttatatagagtagaatttttaaaagaataataacatctTCCATAGGAACTGAGGATCAGGTCAGATGTTTTCATTGCGATGGTGGTTTGCGTAATTGGGAAGCAACGGATGATCCCTGGGTGGAACATGCAAAATGGTTTCCAAAATGTGGTTTTGTTAGCATTGTGCAAGGGCcagaatttataaaagaatgtaTTGATAATAGACCACCTTTAGATCCAGCTGTATGAATTATACTTATTAGGTTTGCCTTCGTTACAGATCACTcgtattacaataaaatattttcatattttacagATTGTAGGCAATGTATGCGATAGTAGACCACCTTTAGATCGAGCTGTAtgtattacgattattatatttgtttttaatacaGATCGCGTATATtgtgagaaaatattttcatgtttCATAGATTGCAGCCGAAACATCCGAAACATCCGAAGCAACCGAAAGTAATCCCGAtgaaattttagaaatatcTTCTGCAACACATCCAACAGTTTCAACATTACGTGAACAACTTAACGATGCATTCTACGAAGACATGCTTCAATCCGAACCAGCCATggttaatacaaaaaataatttatttaatgctCGATGATGATATATTATGtgaagtaaaatttttttatttctattgctACAGGCAGCACTTGAAATTGGTTTACACGTTGAAGGAGTGAAAAAGGctttaaaaaaacgaatagAAGAAACCGGTGCTCCTCACGATAGTGCAGATCAACTAATAGCAGATGTCCTTCGAAATCAAGCTATGGACGAAGATTCTCGGtatgtaacgataaaaatatttattttctaaatgtcTTAGATAACTATACGGACTTAATCAACCCAATCATTAGAGCTGAAAGCCAAAACACTAATTCATCAATTGACAATTCATTGGatgtaatacaatattttttgagTCTACTTATAACCGAACAAACACTGAATACTAGTGCAAGGTCGATGAATAATTCAGAAGATAGTAATACCTGTCCTACAATAAACAGGGAAAATGAAAGGGAGAATGTACAGGAAGAATGTACAAATTCTACACAAAGCTGTGAAATATCTGATACTGAGGATAAAGTACTACAGAAGGCAAATACTAACTCTGAAGTATCTGGTAAGTTATACTGATACaagttatgtatatgtaatgtgatagagaataatttaatagGGTAGagacttttatttatatttttatagattcgTTAGCGGAGGAAAATAGAAGACTGAAAGAGGCTCGTCTATGCAAAATTTGTATGGATCGTGAAATAGCTGTTGTATTTCTACCATGTGGTCATTTGGCAACATGTGTTCATTGTGCTCCTTCTCTTACTTATTGCCCGATATGTAGGCAAGAAATACGTGCCACTGTTCGTACATTTCTTTCCTAAGATGCAAACTAAAATTTTAACAGAtatcttatctttctctttagaaAATTCTCGCTCTCATCATATCAGCACTCTTTAACTTTTACTCGcttttgttatattatcaCGCTGTTACGATATTACTATGTTATCTATAAATGAAGGATTTATATCTGTATAgatcaataacaaaatttaaaaacgTTGAGAAAACAAGCATATTCGAATGAGGATAATCGGATAACGTAGCGACGaaagaatcatttttttttttgatgagaAATTTACACGAGAAGTTTTagcttaatttatttaaataacaacaTTGACATATCAATcattaaataaacataatctATACTACATGGTACAAgggatttattaattaataaaatcttatatttGCCACAATATTGAACGTATGAATATAAGAGCTTTatgcaaatataatatttttaagaagTCAATTAATGCAATCGCTATTATTTTGCAAcgcgtttatttttatttaaaagaaaaaaaaataacatgataatattatattaaatataaaaattgtaatttattttactattaatttgatgataatgaattaaatgttcctatcttttcaaaataatctcatatatatatgtatacatatatttttttttcttcatctgaaATTTGaatggatttttttcttcgttcttagatgatagtaataagtttaaaattagaaaatgattCTTAAgctaaaagataaattataggTAAATGAAAacacaataaaaaatacaaggCATCCATCGTATCCATCTTGttcttttatacaaaaaaaaaaaaaaaagaaaaaaaaagaaaaaaaaacttttgaaCACGCATCTCCTCGTACGCTTATCTgttttatgattaaaaatactatgtaaaatttaaatatatatatatatatagtgtattCTGTTATGTAATTGGAaacaacaaatattataactatGAAGTCAAACAAATCTGTTTACAATCTTTGttagtaaatattatagatgCATATATGTAATGTTGACTGTctattacttaaaaaaaatatacaaattaaatcatttataaaattatttttctatagcatattaatttattagattGTCAACAATCCTTAATACATATGACTCATTCATTCATAATGTTGAATTGCCTTTAACTATCCTCATATAGCTATGCAAAAAGATtcttctttgatatttttggtaagtttttatttaatttctcaaaaacatgaatatttataatcaaactGGGATTAAtccaataaattatatcgattgtaTTTTTGCTTTTAGATAGTCCTAAAAGGAAATTCTAGAAGAActgtgcattttttttttttttttttttttttttttttattgaaaaggaagaagaaaagattacTTATAACAGTgagttatttttatctattctttttttttaacctttcCATTATCAATTATAGTCAATAGAATAGAGGAAATTCCCTAAAATgctaatgatttatttttattataaaatgaaatctctctccctttctctctttcactatttatccatctatctctcgATATAAGTAAaacataaatgaattaaacTAATGTTATATATCCTTGTATATTTCAGATATccaagtatataatttttatttttgtctgaatacaaaaaaaaaagtttttcattatatatccCAATGACTCAAACTGAAAGGAAAGTTCTAAGctataaaataataccaaagtttgtatttaaaatatccaTTGACATTGATAATATTGCTTTTGTAATCATCTATCAATAATTGCCATAACTTATGtaagttaaaaatatatatacatatattcttcaCATGAGATTCGAGTAAAAttatttgctttctttttttcaaacttatttaatttttgtattggatttttttttcttttttttatttttttttttttttttttatttttttttattttatttattacatttctcATAAATGTCTAATCCCGAAAAAAAACACGATTATAAAAGGGCAACGATTTTCTAATTGTActtataactatttttattttattacaatttctaCCTGAAGTAACCTTTGTAATTACGACACTGCTTTCACATCCATTCCTGTAGATGACAGAGAGAgtaaagtaacaataaaaagactGCTAAGATGTGGCAACGTTGTACAAAGAGTTATGGGAAAGTTGTATACATTATACCTTTAGGAAAGTTAtgctatttttgtttataattaattattaaaaatacaaaaggaaaatttatcCTTCAGACGTTTGTCCTTCTTTGTCTTTTAAAATGACAAACGTAGTAACGAGACATCATAGTAAACAATTTAAAGTTgcctcgttttaattattcaccaatgagaaaaatgtgaagatatttttaataggaGAAGAATGTTAAGAggcgggggaggggggaagaaagaaagaaagtaaagagagtaaagaaaagaaaaaaaaagaaagagagagagaaaaaaacaaatgaaatatatcaatCAAATTGAATGCAGATGGCagtattctatattttataatacggCCTCGAGTTCGAAGCGAGGGATTTTGTGGGGTTCTTCGAAACGAACAGCCATTGGTGTGTCTTTACGTGCAGCTGCTTTCGTAACAACACCCATACAACGTCGCGCATAGAGCGTCTGAATCTGATCGTATTCGTTCCTctcgtattattttcttctctcgtctTAAGTTAATGGTACattcctatttatttttcaagtttACATACgttcgattttaataataaaatcgatatctaTAGGAGTGTAAGTGACGACGTTctcgatttaaaattattattatagaaagcAAGCAATAGAGGAAgcaggaaagagagagaaagagagagaaagagagagagagagagagaacaagaaggaaagagaacgtGCCGTTTTCGTGAAGTATCGACGCATAGTCGGACGATTCTCAACTTATTAACAAGGATTCTCGAAAagacgttttctctctctaatcaACGTAAATAAAATACGTTTAATCGTTtggcaaaaagaagaaagaatatttcttcgttattatccttgtgaATACAAGAGCAAGAGATCCGTCAAGAAGATATTAGCGTATGTATAtcttttgttataaatttcatgatgatgacgacaatcgacgacgacgacgacgacgacgacgacgacgacgacgacgatgatgtcGTAGTTCCGTTCTTTACACAGAATCgattgtttctcttttatgtttcttttattctcaacAGAACGTACTTATGGCTAACTATAATATCTACCTTATTttctaatctatatatatatttatatatatatatatatatatatatatatatatatatatacatacatatgtagatatatatctacaaataaatattttaataacctGTCGATatttctgttttctcttttttttttttactatctttTTAAGTAGCACTCTTTCCATATGTCGTTAATTACGTTACGTCAAAGataatctgtttttttttctttttttatatctttttttttatatttaaattttcattatcgaaTTCATGGGTATACagataatgtattattttgataCACTCACTATCCTGGGGGGGTAATTCGTTTACCCGcccttttttaaaaatcgcATTTTGATTGGTTATATCCtttttgttatgattattaataatatgaattaaattttatgtattaaacTCTCGAATATATATCatgatttttcttcatatttcattaattatttcttatgaaattgtatattataaaagagaaaaagaaagatattagacttttttacaaagatatattccttttttttttctctctttataccgttacattttatataaacatacattaATCCATTGTATATATCGAAATGAACGTTCAGTAATCGATCCTATCACGTGATCTGTGTAGGATATCGATAtatcaatactaataattatacgtcacatttttaatcgatttttaataatctaatGACGAAAGATTAAGCGTTTCCTAACCAAACAAAAAAGTAGAGaaggataaattaaaaaataagaattaaaatatatatacatattaaacgTTGATCAATGAATCACGCCAATTAACCAAGAAATTAATAAGtagtatctatttttttctttgacgtAGTAGttcattgttaaaaaaaaaaaaaaaaaaaaaaaaaaaaaaaaaaaaaaaaaaaagaaagaaatttgtatAGCCCCTGTCATATGATATATACTACGCTGTGATGGTCTCTCTCGTTTGACTAACTTCCGTTACACTCCCACACTCGAAGGCGCCGTTGC is part of the Vespa crabro chromosome 21, iyVesCrab1.2, whole genome shotgun sequence genome and encodes:
- the LOC124431495 gene encoding baculoviral IAP repeat-containing protein 7-like isoform X2; the encoded protein is MNVEENRLRTFVDWPTHAAVSADRIAKAGFYYSGIGLEVQCFLCGTKISEWNYGDQAVTRHRQAAPDCPFVLNPSNTCNIPLLPASANDRDLSSSSSSVEQAQSENVTEYQCYLSTAVRSNDPQRQYKTLRQRLESFANWPVSNIVSPDKLAKAGFYYLQQADLVECVFCRGIILQWELGDDPEREHRTHFPNCDFYIRRDNEDDVEDLGIQAHTVPRRLKHATYEGRLRTFDGWPVDLRQTPEMLATAGFYYVGTEDQVRCFHCDGGLRNWEATDDPWVEHAKWFPKCGFVSIVQGPEFIKECIDNRPPLDPAIVGNVCDSRPPLDRAIAAETSETSEATESNPDEILEISSATHPTVSTLREQLNDAFYEDMLQSEPAMAALEIGLHVEGVKKALKKRIEETGAPHDSADQLIADVLRNQAMDEDSRAESQNTNSSIDNSLDVIQYFLSLLITEQTLNTSARSMNNSEDSNTCPTINRENERENVQEECTNSTQSCEISDTEDKVLQKANTNSEVSDSLAEENRRLKEARLCKICMDREIAVVFLPCGHLATCVHCAPSLTYCPICRQEIRATVRTFLS
- the LOC124431496 gene encoding acetyl-CoA acetyltransferase, mitochondrial isoform X2 — its product is MPIVKRIPNIGLRAYSSKIKLNDVVIVSAARTPMGSFLGSLSNLSATKLGAVAIKAAIERASIDKDRVKEVYMGNVCQAYLGQAPARQATLFAGLPKSTICTTINKVCASGMKSIMLAAQSLQCGHQEIVLAGGMESMSNVPFYLKRGETMYGGIKLEDGIVFDGLIDVYNKCHMGNCAENIAKKFNITRQEQDKYAINSYKRSAAAYEKKVFNDQIVPVNVPQKKGKPDIIFAEDEEYKKVNFDKFDKLNTVFQKENGTVTAGNASTLNDGAAALILTTTDVAQKLNLKPLARIVGFQDAATDPIDFPIAPALAVPTLLQNTGLNKNDIALWEINEAFSVVVIANQKLLDIDPSKVNVHGGAVSLGHPIGMSGARIVVHLVHALKSGEKGVASICNGGGGASSILIEKL
- the LOC124431495 gene encoding baculoviral IAP repeat-containing protein 7-like isoform X1; this translates as MNVEENRLRTFVDWPTHAAVSADRIAKAGFYYSGIGLEVQCFLCGTKISEWNYGDQAVTRHRQAAPDCPFVLNPSNTCNIPLLPASANDRDLSSSSSSVEQAQSENVTEYQCYLSTAVRSNDPQRQYKTLRQRLESFANWPVSNIVSPDKLAKAGFYYLQQADLVECVFCRGIILQWELGDDPEREHRTHFPNCDFYIRRDNEDDVEDLIKLTNVKLMPGSTTDLKDLGIQAHTVPRRLKHATYEGRLRTFDGWPVDLRQTPEMLATAGFYYVGTEDQVRCFHCDGGLRNWEATDDPWVEHAKWFPKCGFVSIVQGPEFIKECIDNRPPLDPAIVGNVCDSRPPLDRAIAAETSETSEATESNPDEILEISSATHPTVSTLREQLNDAFYEDMLQSEPAMAALEIGLHVEGVKKALKKRIEETGAPHDSADQLIADVLRNQAMDEDSRAESQNTNSSIDNSLDVIQYFLSLLITEQTLNTSARSMNNSEDSNTCPTINRENERENVQEECTNSTQSCEISDTEDKVLQKANTNSEVSDSLAEENRRLKEARLCKICMDREIAVVFLPCGHLATCVHCAPSLTYCPICRQEIRATVRTFLS
- the LOC124431496 gene encoding acetyl-CoA acetyltransferase, mitochondrial isoform X1 gives rise to the protein MPIVKRIPNIGLRAYSSKIKLNDVVIVSAARTPMGSFLGSLSNLSATKLGAVAIKAAIERASIDKDRVKEVYMGNVCQAYLGQAPARQATLFAGLPKSTICTTINKVCASGMKSIMLAAQSLQCGHQEIVLAGGMESMSNVPFYLKRGETMYGGIKLEDGIVFDGLIDVYNKCHMGNCAENIAKKFNITRQEQDKYAINSYKRSAAAYEKKVFNDQIVPVNVPQKKGKPDIIFAEDEEYKKVNFDKFDKLNTVFQKENGTVTAGNASTLNDGAAALILTTTDVAQKLNLKPLARIVGFQDAATDPIDFPIAPALAVPTLLQNTGLNKNDIALWEINEAFSVVVIANQKLLDIDPSKVNVHGGAVSLGHPIGMSGARIVVHLVHALKSGEKGVASICNGGGGASSILIEKLYHSVSTPPKLTLYTKHPCPLCDILKDELHLRFANRYQLEEVDITALGNEAYLELYRYEIPVLFLEGQYLCKHRLDSDLLERRLKELMS